The Martelella sp. AD-3 genome includes a region encoding these proteins:
- the iolE gene encoding myo-inosose-2 dehydratase produces the protein MILYGTNPIAWSNDDDQSLGADISLETCLSEAAEIGFDGIEKGHKFPTEPEALAAVLSAHGLKFVSGWHSLNLLTHSVEDEKAAIRPHLDLLKSQGSKVCIVCETSNAIHGNDALALSERPVLDDAAWDDFAAKLDAIGAYCAEDGIALVYHHHMGTIVQSEAEIDRLMALTGPDVHLLLDTGHATFGGGDPQALARRHMDRVRHIHAKNVRGAVMRQVRDEGLSFLEGVRRGVFTVPGDEEGIVDFTPVLKIAAEHGYSGWIVIEAEQDPAVRNPFTYQSMGLKALKAAAAEAGLK, from the coding sequence ATGATCCTCTACGGAACAAATCCGATCGCCTGGTCGAATGACGACGACCAGAGCCTCGGAGCCGACATCTCGCTTGAGACCTGCCTTTCCGAAGCCGCCGAAATCGGATTCGACGGCATCGAGAAGGGGCATAAATTCCCGACCGAGCCGGAGGCGCTTGCCGCCGTGCTGTCCGCCCACGGCCTCAAATTCGTCTCAGGATGGCATTCGCTGAACCTGCTCACGCATTCGGTCGAAGACGAGAAGGCTGCGATCCGTCCGCATCTCGACCTCCTGAAATCGCAGGGCTCAAAGGTCTGTATCGTCTGCGAGACGTCCAATGCCATTCACGGCAATGACGCGCTTGCGCTCTCTGAACGTCCGGTGCTGGACGATGCTGCCTGGGACGATTTTGCCGCAAAGCTCGATGCGATCGGGGCCTATTGCGCCGAGGACGGCATCGCGCTCGTCTATCACCACCACATGGGCACGATTGTCCAGAGCGAGGCGGAGATCGACCGGCTGATGGCGTTGACGGGCCCCGATGTGCATCTTCTGCTCGACACCGGCCACGCGACCTTCGGCGGCGGCGACCCTCAAGCGCTGGCGCGCCGCCATATGGACCGCGTGCGTCATATCCATGCCAAGAATGTGCGCGGCGCCGTGATGCGGCAGGTCCGCGACGAGGGGCTGAGCTTTCTCGAGGGCGTGCGGCGCGGCGTCTTTACCGTGCCCGGAGACGAGGAGGGGATCGTTGACTTCACGCCCGTGCTGAAGATCGCCGCTGAACATGGCTATTCCGGCTGGATCGTGATCGAGGCCGAACAGGATCCCGCCGTGCGCAATCCTTTCACATACCAGAGCATGGGGCTGAAGGCGCTGAAGGCGGCAGCCGCGGAAGCCGGACTGAAATAA
- the iolD gene encoding 3D-(3,5/4)-trihydroxycyclohexane-1,2-dione acylhydrolase (decyclizing), whose amino-acid sequence MKTIRLTAAQALVRYLIAQKNEDGDPVIPGCWAIFGHGNVAALGEALYGVRDVLPTWRGHNEQTMAHAAIAYAKAKNRRQAMAVTTSIGPGATNMVTACALAHVNRLPVLLIPGDVFASRAPDPVLQQVEDFDDATVSANDCFRPVSRYFDRITRPEQLLTALPRALSTLTDPERCGPVTLSFCQDVQAEAFDWPERFFAEKTWHQRRPAPDADALERAVAAIKSAKRPLIVAGGGVLYSGATEALKSFAEKHNIPVAETQAGKSSLPASHPLNLGSIGVTGASAANAVAADADLVIGLGTRFQDFTTGSWSVFKNPSRRILAINVTAFDSYKHDALPLVADARVALEMLSGKLGQHQAPAVDPALKETWMAAVAAATDAPSGNALPSDGHVIGAVQRQSGEDAIVVCASGGLPGELHKLWQAERPNGYHLDYGYSCMGYEIAGGLGVKMALPERDVIVMLGDGSYLMANSELATSVMLGQKITVVVLDNRGFGCINRLQRATGGESFNNLIDTARHVVPSDIDFAAHAAALGAIAEKVDGIAALEEALKRAKSSDRSHVIVIDTDPMITTEAGGNWWDVAVPEVSERAEVNTARRAYLEERARQRSFD is encoded by the coding sequence ATGAAGACGATCCGCTTGACCGCCGCACAGGCGCTGGTGCGCTATCTGATTGCCCAGAAGAACGAGGACGGCGATCCTGTCATTCCCGGCTGCTGGGCGATTTTCGGCCATGGCAATGTCGCGGCGCTCGGCGAGGCGCTCTACGGCGTGCGCGACGTATTGCCGACATGGCGAGGGCATAATGAGCAGACCATGGCGCATGCCGCGATCGCCTATGCCAAGGCGAAGAACCGCCGGCAGGCCATGGCGGTGACGACTTCCATCGGCCCCGGCGCGACCAATATGGTGACGGCCTGCGCGCTCGCCCATGTGAACCGTCTGCCGGTGCTGCTGATCCCCGGCGATGTCTTTGCCAGCCGCGCGCCTGACCCGGTGCTGCAGCAAGTCGAGGATTTCGATGACGCGACGGTTTCCGCCAATGACTGCTTCCGGCCCGTCAGCCGCTATTTCGACCGGATCACGCGCCCCGAACAGCTGCTGACGGCGCTGCCGCGCGCGCTTTCGACGCTGACCGATCCGGAGCGCTGCGGCCCCGTCACGCTCTCCTTCTGCCAGGATGTACAGGCCGAGGCGTTCGACTGGCCGGAGCGTTTCTTTGCGGAGAAAACCTGGCATCAACGCCGTCCCGCGCCGGATGCGGATGCGCTGGAGCGTGCGGTCGCGGCCATCAAATCTGCCAAACGTCCGCTGATCGTGGCGGGCGGCGGCGTGCTCTATTCCGGCGCGACGGAGGCGCTGAAGAGCTTTGCCGAAAAGCATAATATCCCCGTTGCCGAAACGCAGGCTGGCAAGTCTTCGCTTCCCGCCAGCCATCCGCTGAACCTCGGTTCCATCGGCGTCACCGGCGCGTCTGCCGCCAATGCGGTTGCCGCCGACGCGGACCTCGTGATCGGTCTCGGCACGCGGTTCCAGGATTTCACCACCGGTTCCTGGTCGGTATTCAAGAACCCGTCGCGGCGGATTCTGGCGATCAATGTCACGGCCTTCGACAGCTACAAGCATGATGCGCTGCCGCTTGTCGCGGATGCCCGGGTGGCGCTCGAAATGCTGAGCGGGAAACTTGGGCAGCATCAGGCGCCGGCCGTCGATCCCGCTCTGAAAGAGACGTGGATGGCTGCCGTTGCGGCAGCGACCGATGCGCCTTCCGGCAATGCGCTGCCGAGCGACGGGCATGTGATCGGCGCGGTGCAGCGCCAGAGCGGCGAGGATGCGATCGTGGTGTGCGCCTCCGGCGGGCTTCCGGGCGAACTGCACAAGCTATGGCAGGCCGAACGTCCCAATGGCTACCACCTCGACTACGGCTATTCCTGCATGGGATACGAGATTGCCGGCGGCCTCGGCGTCAAGATGGCGCTGCCGGAGCGCGACGTTATCGTCATGCTCGGCGACGGCTCCTATCTGATGGCGAATTCCGAACTCGCCACATCGGTCATGCTCGGCCAGAAGATCACCGTCGTGGTGCTCGACAATCGCGGCTTCGGCTGCATCAACCGGCTGCAGCGGGCAACCGGCGGCGAAAGCTTCAACAATCTGATCGACACCGCGCGCCATGTCGTGCCGTCCGATATCGATTTCGCCGCCCATGCCGCCGCCCTTGGCGCGATCGCCGAGAAGGTCGATGGCATCGCGGCGCTGGAGGAGGCGCTGAAGCGCGCAAAATCCAGCGACCGCAGCCATGTGATCGTCATCGACACCGACCCGATGATCACCACGGAGGCCGGCGGAAACTGGTGGGACGTCGCCGTGCCCGAGGTCTCCGAACGCGCCGAGGTCAATACGGCGCGCAGGGCCTATCTGGAAGAGCGCGCGCGCCAGCGGTCCTTTGACTGA